A section of the Pimelobacter simplex genome encodes:
- a CDS encoding sodium/solute symporter, producing the protein MSSAAVPGLVAVVLVTLVTLAIGIWGLKVSRTTSDFFVASRTVRPGLNASAIGGEYLSAASFLGIAGLLLVGGADMLWYPVGWTAGYLVLLVLVAAPLRRSGAYTLPDFAEARLGSRTVRAACSLLVVGIGWLYLIPQFEGAGLTLRTAIGAPEWAGPVVVGGVVLANVTAGGMRSVTFVQAFQYWLKLTAILVPVAVLLVVWWGDGRPSSPAGADGWSIPVAGDGGIGLYTTYSLIAGLFLGTMGLPHVVVRFYTNPDGRAARRTTVVVLALLGLFYLWPPVYAALGRVYAGRLVDEGRSDVLVLELPRLMLGGLGGDLLTGLVTAGAFAAFLSTSSGLAIAVSGVLTQDVTTRLVGERRGGVAAFRLAAVVAVVIPVVAALLVRNVGVAQSVGLAFAVAASTFCPLLVLGIWWRRLTDAGALAGLAAGGLGAGGAAIATLAGYAPGGWTGALLAQPAAWSVPLAVLVMVGVSLGTASREPVHARRFLVRLHTPETLGADRG; encoded by the coding sequence GCCATCGGCGGGGAGTACCTCTCCGCGGCGTCCTTCCTCGGCATCGCCGGGCTGCTGCTCGTCGGCGGGGCGGACATGCTCTGGTACCCCGTCGGGTGGACCGCCGGCTACCTCGTGCTCCTCGTCTTGGTGGCGGCGCCGCTGCGCCGCTCGGGGGCGTACACGCTGCCCGACTTCGCCGAGGCGCGGCTCGGCTCACGCACCGTCCGCGCCGCCTGCTCGCTGCTCGTGGTCGGCATCGGCTGGCTCTACCTGATCCCCCAGTTCGAGGGCGCCGGCCTGACCCTGCGCACCGCGATCGGCGCGCCCGAGTGGGCCGGCCCGGTCGTCGTCGGCGGGGTCGTGCTCGCCAACGTGACCGCCGGCGGGATGCGCTCGGTGACCTTCGTCCAGGCGTTCCAGTACTGGCTCAAGCTGACCGCGATCCTGGTGCCGGTCGCCGTCCTGCTCGTGGTGTGGTGGGGCGACGGGCGGCCGAGCAGTCCGGCGGGCGCCGACGGCTGGTCGATCCCGGTCGCGGGGGACGGCGGGATCGGGCTGTACACGACGTACTCGCTGATCGCGGGGCTGTTCCTCGGCACGATGGGCCTGCCGCACGTGGTCGTGCGCTTCTACACCAACCCCGACGGCCGCGCGGCCCGCCGGACCACGGTCGTCGTCCTGGCGCTGCTGGGGCTGTTCTACCTCTGGCCGCCGGTCTACGCCGCCCTCGGCCGCGTGTACGCCGGCCGGCTGGTCGACGAGGGACGCTCCGACGTCCTCGTGCTCGAGCTGCCGCGCCTGATGCTCGGCGGCCTCGGCGGCGACCTGCTGACCGGCCTGGTCACGGCGGGCGCGTTCGCCGCGTTCCTGTCGACCTCGTCGGGACTCGCGATCGCCGTCTCCGGCGTGCTCACCCAGGACGTCACCACGCGCCTGGTCGGCGAGCGGCGCGGTGGGGTCGCGGCCTTCCGGCTCGCGGCGGTCGTCGCGGTCGTGATCCCCGTCGTCGCGGCCCTGCTGGTGCGCAACGTGGGGGTGGCGCAGTCGGTGGGCCTGGCGTTCGCGGTGGCCGCGTCGACGTTCTGCCCGCTGCTGGTGCTCGGCATCTGGTGGCGGCGGCTGACCGACGCCGGTGCGCTGGCCGGGCTCGCCGCCGGCGGGCTCGGCGCGGGCGGGGCGGCGATCGCGACGCTGGCCGGCTATGCGCCGGGGGGATGGACCGGGGCGCTGCTCGCGCAGCCGGCGGCGTGGAGCGTGCCGCTCGCCGTACTGGTGATGGTGGGGGTGTCGCTGGGGACGGCGAGCCGGGAGCCGGTGCATGCGCGGCGGTTCCTGGTGCGGTTGCACACGCCGGAGACGTTGGGGGCGGACCGGGGGTGA
- the nirB gene encoding nitrite reductase large subunit NirB: protein MAPEHLRKQRRRLVVVGHGMVGHRFVQAAIERGLTETHDITVLGAEPRPAYDRVALTSYFEVGAQALSFLPDGGYDDPRVALHLDTEAAAIDPEARTVVTADGAVHPYDELVLATGAAPFVPPVPGHDLGNVFVYRTIEDLEAIRAACAGARSGVVIGGGLLGLEAANALHQLGVETHVVEMAPRLMAVQVDDAGGATLARHIGDLGLRVHTGVVTEEIVGAAGRVAGLRFQGADEPLAAEVVVFSAGIRPRDALARAAGLDLAERGGVLVDEQCRTSDPHVWAIGECAAPGGRMYGLVAPGYAMAEVVVDTLLGGAAGAFTGADMSTKLKLLGVDVASFGDAFATAEDALEVVFADAVAGVYKKLVVREDEGGRYELLGGILVGDASAYGVLRPLVGSGMALPDNPEELILPAGRGAAEIGLPDEAQVCSCNDVTKGEIVAAVSEGGSCDDAGCVTACTRAGATCGSCKSVVKKIVEDHFAATGRTVDKSLCEHFALTRQELFDVVAVHGYQRFDDIVAGHGRGRGCDICKPAVASILASLLNHHVLDGANATLQDTNDAYLANLQKNGTYSVVPRLPGGEVTPDKLIVIGEVARDYGLYTKVTGGQRIDLFGARMEDLPAIWKRLVDAGMESGHAYGKSLRTVKSCVGSTWCRYGVQDSVGLAVELELRYRGLRSPHKLKGGVSGCARECAEARGKDFGVIATEKGWNLYVGGNGGAVPAHAQLLAGDLSHEELVRYLDRFLMYYVRTADRLQRTASWVAEIGGLDRVRAVVVDDVLGLGAELEAAMARHVDSYFDEWKATIDDPDKLARFVSFVNAPGMAAPAIAFQEEARATTLTLGTAVCRLDQVQRESGVVALVGGEDVAVFRTYDDEVFALANLDPFGQASVLSRGIVGTTARDETDVPFVASPLLKQRFDLRTGVCLDDPAVAVPTYDVRVVDGVVVVGARRETIAS from the coding sequence ATGGCACCTGAGCACCTCCGCAAGCAGCGCCGCCGCCTGGTGGTCGTCGGCCACGGCATGGTCGGCCACCGCTTCGTGCAAGCGGCGATCGAGCGCGGGCTCACCGAGACCCACGACATCACGGTGCTCGGGGCGGAGCCGCGTCCGGCGTACGACCGAGTGGCGCTGACGTCCTACTTCGAGGTGGGTGCCCAGGCGCTCTCGTTCCTCCCCGACGGCGGGTACGACGACCCGCGGGTCGCGCTCCACCTCGACACCGAGGCCGCGGCGATCGACCCGGAGGCCCGCACCGTCGTCACCGCCGACGGCGCCGTCCACCCCTACGACGAGCTCGTGCTCGCCACCGGCGCGGCACCGTTCGTGCCGCCGGTGCCGGGCCACGACCTCGGCAACGTCTTCGTCTACCGCACGATCGAGGACCTGGAGGCGATCCGCGCGGCCTGCGCCGGCGCGCGCAGCGGCGTCGTGATCGGCGGCGGCCTGCTCGGTCTGGAGGCGGCCAACGCGCTGCACCAGCTGGGCGTCGAGACCCACGTCGTCGAGATGGCGCCGCGCCTGATGGCGGTCCAGGTCGACGATGCCGGCGGCGCGACCCTCGCCCGCCACATCGGCGACCTCGGCCTGCGGGTCCACACGGGTGTGGTCACCGAGGAGATCGTCGGCGCGGCCGGCCGGGTCGCCGGGCTGCGCTTCCAGGGTGCCGACGAGCCGCTCGCCGCCGAGGTCGTCGTCTTCTCGGCCGGCATCCGCCCGCGCGACGCGCTCGCCCGGGCCGCCGGCCTCGACCTCGCCGAGCGCGGCGGGGTGCTCGTCGACGAGCAGTGCCGCACCTCCGACCCCCACGTGTGGGCGATCGGCGAGTGCGCCGCACCCGGCGGCCGGATGTACGGCCTCGTCGCGCCCGGCTACGCGATGGCCGAGGTCGTCGTCGACACCCTGCTCGGTGGCGCGGCCGGCGCCTTCACCGGCGCCGACATGTCGACCAAGCTCAAGCTCCTCGGCGTCGACGTCGCCTCCTTCGGCGACGCCTTCGCCACCGCGGAGGACGCGCTCGAGGTGGTCTTCGCCGACGCCGTCGCGGGCGTCTACAAGAAGCTCGTGGTCCGGGAGGACGAGGGCGGGCGCTACGAGCTGCTGGGCGGCATCCTCGTCGGCGACGCCTCGGCGTACGGCGTCCTGCGCCCGCTCGTGGGCTCCGGCATGGCACTGCCCGACAACCCCGAGGAGCTCATCCTCCCGGCCGGGCGCGGCGCCGCCGAGATCGGTCTGCCCGACGAGGCGCAGGTCTGCTCCTGCAACGACGTGACCAAGGGCGAGATCGTCGCCGCCGTCTCCGAGGGCGGATCCTGCGACGACGCCGGCTGCGTCACCGCGTGCACCCGTGCCGGTGCCACCTGCGGGTCCTGCAAGAGCGTGGTCAAGAAGATCGTCGAGGACCACTTCGCCGCCACCGGGCGTACCGTCGACAAGTCGCTGTGCGAGCACTTCGCGCTGACCCGCCAGGAGCTCTTCGACGTCGTCGCGGTGCACGGCTACCAGCGCTTCGACGACATCGTCGCCGGGCACGGCCGCGGGCGCGGCTGCGACATCTGCAAGCCCGCCGTGGCGTCGATCCTGGCCAGCCTGCTCAACCACCACGTCCTCGACGGCGCCAACGCGACGCTCCAGGACACCAACGACGCCTACCTCGCCAACCTCCAGAAGAACGGCACCTACTCCGTCGTCCCGCGCCTGCCCGGCGGCGAGGTGACACCCGACAAGCTGATCGTGATCGGCGAGGTCGCCCGCGACTACGGGCTCTACACGAAGGTCACCGGCGGTCAGCGGATCGACCTCTTCGGCGCCCGGATGGAGGACCTGCCGGCCATCTGGAAGCGGCTCGTCGACGCCGGCATGGAGTCGGGCCACGCCTACGGAAAGTCGCTGCGCACGGTGAAGTCCTGCGTCGGCTCCACCTGGTGCCGCTACGGCGTGCAGGACTCGGTCGGCCTCGCCGTCGAGCTCGAGCTGCGCTACCGCGGCCTGCGCTCGCCCCACAAGCTCAAGGGCGGTGTCTCCGGCTGCGCCCGGGAGTGCGCCGAGGCGCGCGGCAAGGACTTCGGTGTCATCGCCACCGAGAAGGGCTGGAACCTCTACGTCGGCGGCAACGGCGGCGCCGTCCCCGCCCACGCCCAGCTGCTCGCCGGCGATCTCTCGCACGAGGAGCTCGTCCGCTACCTCGACCGCTTCCTCATGTACTACGTGCGCACCGCCGACCGGCTGCAGCGGACCGCGAGCTGGGTCGCCGAGATCGGCGGCCTGGACCGGGTCCGTGCGGTCGTCGTGGACGACGTCCTCGGCCTCGGCGCCGAGCTGGAGGCCGCGATGGCGCGCCACGTCGACTCCTACTTCGACGAGTGGAAGGCGACCATCGACGACCCCGACAAGCTCGCTCGGTTCGTCTCCTTCGTCAACGCGCCCGGGATGGCCGCGCCCGCGATCGCCTTCCAGGAGGAGGCGCGCGCGACGACGCTCACGCTCGGCACCGCGGTGTGCCGCCTCGACCAGGTCCAGCGCGAGTCCGGCGTCGTCGCGCTCGTCGGCGGTGAGGACGTCGCCGTCTTCCGGACCTACGACGACGAGGTCTTCGCGCTCGCCAACCTCGACCCGTTCGGGCAGGCCTCCGTGCTCTCCCGCGGGATCGTCGGCACGACGGCGCGCGACGAGACCGACGTCCCGTTCGTCGCGAGCCCGCTGCTCAAGCAGCGTTTCGACCTGCGCACGGGCGTCTGCCTGGACGACCCGGCGGTCGCCGTACCGACGTACGACGTCCGCGTGGTCGACGGCGTTGTGGTGGTGGGCGCGCGGCGCGAGACAATCGCGTCGTGA
- a CDS encoding MarR family winged helix-turn-helix transcriptional regulator, with amino-acid sequence MGIADDAVEIRAQGWRTLAAVHGLIEAALEKALQREHGLSVVEFTVLDALSRQDGWHMRMQQLARAAALSASATTRLVTRLENRGLLTRILCADDRRGIYTELTPAGRALLAKARPLHDEVLRTTLDEAQEIPELAGLAGFVGSVAAS; translated from the coding sequence ATGGGCATCGCCGACGACGCCGTGGAGATCCGCGCGCAGGGCTGGCGCACGCTGGCCGCCGTCCACGGACTCATCGAGGCGGCGCTCGAGAAGGCGCTCCAGCGCGAGCACGGCCTCTCCGTGGTCGAGTTCACCGTGCTCGACGCGCTCAGCCGCCAGGACGGCTGGCACATGCGGATGCAGCAGCTCGCCCGTGCGGCGGCGCTGTCGGCGTCCGCGACGACCCGGCTGGTCACCCGGCTCGAGAACCGCGGGCTGCTGACCCGGATCCTGTGCGCCGACGACCGGCGCGGCATCTACACCGAGCTCACCCCGGCCGGACGGGCGCTCCTCGCGAAGGCGCGCCCCCTCCACGACGAGGTGCTGCGCACGACGCTCGACGAGGCACAGGAGATCCCCGAGCTCGCCGGGCTCGCGGGCTTCGTCGGCTCGGTCGCCGCGAGCTAG
- a CDS encoding FAD-dependent oxidoreductase: protein MNPSPRRVVVVGSGMAATRLVEELVARGAHRSLAVTVLGDEDAPPYNRILLSAVLEGTYRPSSLTLRSPQWYDDHGIDLRRGARVSGIDRAWREVVLADGTRLPYDALVLATGAIPTLPPIRGLVRADGALHDAVHAFRSLADCERLVAALPTGRRAVVVGGGLLGLQVARALGARGIVTEIVEGADHVLHQQLTTAAGRILARDLRRLGVAVYTSARAVRLLDRPDDPSAGRVALRLDNGYSLDTDLVVLTAGGRPSTALARGAGLEVRRGIVVDDRLASVTDPAVHALGDCAEHDGRTTGFVSPAWEQAGVLAGVLAGEATRYDGSRVVARLRATGLDVAVLGDSAAEVAAGGEVVEVANPISGSHRRLVVREGRIVAATLVGDLSRVGLITQHFDRRTALGPGEPGRLLLPEPTAAERTLPDDAEVCACAGVTAGRIRACSSLEQVRDTTRATTGCGGCASTVRQLLASRPALATKGRL from the coding sequence ATGAACCCGAGCCCCCGCCGCGTCGTCGTCGTGGGCTCCGGCATGGCCGCGACCCGGCTGGTCGAGGAGCTGGTCGCGCGCGGCGCGCACCGCTCGCTCGCCGTGACGGTGCTGGGCGACGAGGACGCGCCGCCGTACAACCGGATCCTGCTGTCCGCGGTCCTGGAGGGCACCTACCGGCCGTCGTCGCTCACGCTCCGCTCCCCCCAGTGGTACGACGACCACGGCATCGACCTGCGTCGCGGCGCGCGGGTGAGCGGGATCGACCGCGCGTGGCGCGAGGTCGTGCTCGCCGACGGCACCCGCCTCCCGTACGACGCGCTGGTGCTCGCCACGGGCGCCATCCCCACGCTGCCGCCGATCCGCGGCCTGGTGCGCGCGGACGGCGCGCTGCACGACGCCGTGCACGCCTTCCGCTCGCTCGCCGACTGCGAGCGCCTGGTCGCCGCGCTCCCCACCGGCCGCCGCGCGGTCGTAGTCGGGGGCGGCCTGCTGGGTCTGCAGGTGGCGCGGGCGCTGGGTGCGCGCGGCATCGTGACCGAGATCGTCGAGGGTGCCGACCACGTGCTGCACCAGCAGCTCACCACCGCCGCGGGCCGGATCCTCGCCCGTGACCTGCGCCGGCTCGGCGTCGCGGTCTACACGAGCGCCCGTGCCGTCCGGCTCCTCGACCGCCCGGACGACCCGTCTGCCGGCCGGGTCGCGCTGCGGCTCGACAACGGCTACTCGCTCGACACCGACCTCGTCGTGCTGACCGCCGGCGGGCGCCCGTCGACCGCGCTGGCCCGCGGTGCCGGGCTCGAGGTCCGCCGCGGCATCGTCGTCGACGACCGGCTGGCCAGCGTCACCGACCCGGCGGTCCACGCCCTCGGCGACTGCGCCGAGCACGACGGCCGCACGACCGGCTTCGTCTCACCCGCCTGGGAGCAGGCCGGCGTCCTGGCGGGGGTCCTGGCCGGCGAGGCCACCCGGTACGACGGCAGCCGGGTCGTCGCCCGGCTCCGCGCCACCGGCCTCGACGTCGCCGTCCTCGGCGACTCCGCGGCCGAGGTCGCCGCCGGTGGCGAGGTCGTCGAGGTCGCCAACCCGATCTCCGGCTCGCACCGTCGCCTGGTCGTGCGCGAGGGCCGGATCGTCGCCGCGACGCTGGTCGGCGACCTGTCCCGGGTCGGCCTGATCACCCAGCACTTCGACCGGCGCACCGCGCTCGGTCCCGGCGAACCCGGCCGGCTGCTCCTCCCGGAGCCCACGGCCGCGGAGCGCACGCTCCCCGACGACGCCGAGGTGTGCGCCTGCGCGGGCGTCACCGCCGGCCGGATCCGGGCCTGCTCCTCGCTGGAGCAGGTCCGCGACACCACCCGCGCGACCACCGGCTGCGGTGGTTGCGCCAGCACGGTCCGGCAGCTGCTCGCCAGCCGCCCGGCCCTCGCCACGAAAGGACGCCTGTGA
- a CDS encoding uroporphyrinogen-III synthase yields MTDLPLSGFTIGVTAARRAEEQIALLERRGATVVHAPALSVDPNRIDEVGLRAATDEVLAQPVDIFVATTGIGLKSWFTAAERWGRLDALTTHLSGAEILARGPKSVGALRRFGLRELWAPESEAFEDVLLHLRGRDLQGRRIVVQEHGQSLSLAAHALRRLGADVTTVAVYRVEGAADPEPMFGLIEAVAERRVHAVTFTAAPAIAAMMEAAGTTGHRDEVVSAFQADVIASCVGPVTAAAFEMWGVPSIYPDRSRLAAMVKQLEAELPSRAAGTSIDVAGHTLLLHGDDVLLDGVEVKLSPAPYAVLQALLVNPGTVVSRRDLLVALPSGTAGSEHAVEMAVARLRAALGTRVVQTVVKRGYRLAVAS; encoded by the coding sequence GTGACTGACCTGCCCCTGTCCGGATTCACGATCGGCGTGACCGCGGCGCGGCGGGCCGAGGAGCAGATCGCGCTGCTGGAGCGGCGCGGCGCCACCGTGGTCCACGCGCCGGCGTTGTCCGTCGACCCCAACCGGATCGACGAGGTGGGCCTGCGCGCCGCGACCGATGAGGTGCTGGCCCAGCCGGTCGACATCTTCGTCGCCACCACCGGCATCGGCCTCAAGTCCTGGTTCACCGCGGCCGAGCGCTGGGGACGGCTCGACGCCCTCACCACCCACCTGTCCGGCGCGGAGATCCTGGCCCGCGGGCCCAAGAGCGTCGGCGCGCTGCGCCGGTTCGGCCTGCGCGAGCTGTGGGCGCCGGAGTCCGAGGCGTTCGAGGACGTGCTCCTGCACCTGCGCGGACGCGACCTCCAGGGCCGGCGGATCGTCGTCCAGGAGCACGGGCAGTCGCTCTCGCTCGCCGCCCACGCGCTGCGCCGGCTCGGTGCCGACGTCACCACCGTCGCCGTCTACCGGGTCGAGGGCGCGGCCGACCCCGAGCCGATGTTCGGCCTGATCGAGGCCGTCGCCGAGCGCCGTGTCCACGCGGTCACGTTCACCGCCGCGCCCGCGATCGCCGCGATGATGGAGGCCGCCGGCACCACCGGCCACCGCGACGAGGTGGTCAGCGCCTTCCAGGCCGACGTCATCGCCTCGTGCGTGGGGCCGGTCACCGCCGCCGCCTTCGAGATGTGGGGCGTGCCGTCGATCTACCCCGACCGCTCCCGGCTCGCCGCGATGGTCAAGCAGCTCGAGGCCGAGCTGCCCTCCCGCGCCGCCGGTACGTCGATCGACGTCGCCGGCCACACCCTCCTGCTCCACGGCGACGACGTGCTCCTCGACGGCGTCGAGGTCAAGCTCTCGCCCGCGCCCTACGCCGTGCTCCAGGCCCTGCTCGTCAACCCGGGCACCGTCGTCTCGCGCCGCGACCTGCTCGTCGCGCTGCCCTCGGGCACCGCCGGCTCCGAGCACGCCGTCGAGATGGCCGTGGCCCGGCTGCGCGCCGCCCTCGGCACCCGTGTCGTGCAGACCGTGGTCAAGCGCGGCTACCGCCTGGCGGTCGCGTCGTGA
- a CDS encoding aldo/keto reductase has protein sequence MQMQVTLNNGVVMPQVGFGVFQVPNDETEAAVSAALEVGYRSIDTASIYGNEEGVGRALAASGLARDELFVTTKLWNSDHGSAVAAYDASLERLGLDHADLYLIHWPAPANDRYLDAWTGLEELYAAGRVRAIGVSNFLPDHLHRVAGLGGTVPAVNQVELHPALQQRDILAADAALGIVTEAWSPLAQGALLTDPTITTIAERLGRTPAQVILRWHLQQGRVVIPKSVTPSRIAANLDLDGFELTAADLAAVDGLERDGRVGPHPAEFTG, from the coding sequence ATGCAGATGCAGGTCACGCTCAACAACGGAGTCGTCATGCCGCAGGTCGGCTTCGGCGTCTTCCAGGTCCCGAACGACGAGACCGAGGCGGCCGTCAGCGCCGCCCTCGAGGTCGGCTACCGCAGCATCGACACCGCCTCGATCTACGGCAACGAGGAGGGCGTCGGCCGCGCCCTCGCCGCCTCCGGCCTCGCCCGCGACGAGCTGTTCGTCACCACCAAGCTCTGGAACAGCGACCACGGCTCCGCCGTCGCCGCCTACGACGCCAGCCTGGAGCGCCTCGGCCTCGACCACGCCGACCTCTACCTGATCCACTGGCCGGCCCCCGCGAACGACCGCTACCTCGACGCCTGGACCGGCCTCGAGGAGCTGTACGCCGCCGGCCGGGTCCGCGCCATCGGCGTCTCGAACTTCCTGCCCGACCACCTGCACCGGGTCGCCGGCCTCGGCGGCACCGTCCCCGCCGTCAACCAGGTCGAGCTCCACCCCGCCCTCCAGCAGCGCGACATCCTCGCCGCCGACGCCGCCCTCGGCATCGTCACCGAGGCCTGGAGCCCCCTCGCCCAGGGCGCCCTCCTCACCGACCCGACCATCACCACCATCGCCGAGCGCCTCGGCCGCACGCCCGCCCAGGTGATCCTGCGCTGGCACCTCCAGCAGGGCCGCGTCGTCATCCCCAAGTCGGTCACCCCGTCCCGGATCGCGGCCAACCTCGACCTCGACGGCTTCGAACTGACCGCGGCGGACCTGGCCGCCGTCGACGGGCTGGAGCGGGACGGGCGGGTGGGGCCGCACCCGGCCGAGTTCACCGGCTGA
- a CDS encoding sirohydrochlorin chelatase: MTSAPHLVTVAHGTRTAAGNEVARVITRVAGERLGWTATTSYVELCAPLFADVVGAATTPVVAVPLLLSTGYHLRQDLPAAVAAGARPDLVRLGPALGPDPHLAAAQVDRLRAAGALPGQPVVMVAAGSSDPAALDDLDHEAHLLAHAWGAPVRLATLSGRGPRLAEVVRRGDAVSSYLLATGHFHRKARHDALAAGACVVADVIGPHPRVAELVVDRVRALAPALAVA, translated from the coding sequence GTGACGAGCGCGCCGCACCTGGTCACCGTCGCCCACGGCACCCGCACCGCCGCCGGCAACGAGGTCGCCCGGGTGATCACGCGGGTCGCGGGGGAGCGGCTGGGCTGGACCGCCACGACGTCGTACGTCGAGCTGTGCGCGCCGCTCTTCGCGGACGTCGTGGGCGCGGCGACGACCCCGGTGGTCGCCGTACCGTTGCTGCTCTCGACCGGCTACCACCTGCGCCAGGACCTCCCCGCCGCCGTCGCGGCCGGCGCCCGCCCGGACCTGGTCCGGCTCGGCCCGGCGCTCGGTCCCGACCCGCACCTCGCGGCCGCCCAGGTCGACCGGCTCCGCGCCGCCGGGGCCCTGCCCGGCCAGCCCGTCGTCATGGTCGCCGCGGGCTCCTCCGACCCGGCCGCGCTCGACGACCTCGACCACGAGGCCCACCTGCTCGCCCACGCCTGGGGTGCGCCCGTGCGCCTCGCGACGCTGTCGGGGCGCGGACCCCGCCTCGCGGAGGTCGTGCGGCGCGGTGACGCCGTGTCGTCGTACCTGCTGGCGACGGGGCACTTCCACCGCAAGGCCCGCCACGACGCCCTCGCCGCCGGTGCCTGCGTCGTCGCCGACGTCATCGGCCCGCACCCGCGCGTCGCCGAGCTCGTCGTCGACCGCGTCCGCGCGCTCGCCCCCGCGCTTGCGGTCGCCTGA
- a CDS encoding MFS transporter gives MPVALVALAIGGFGIGLTEFVIMGLLPEVADDFAVTETTAGYLISGYALSVAVGAIVLTLALTRVPRKTALLGLMVLFILGNLISALAPDYATMMSGRVVAALCHGAFFGIGSVVAAQLVAPERKASAIAFMFGGLTLANVLGVPLGTLLGQAAGWRSTFWAITVIGVLALVGIAALVPAARGAAPASSPRAELAAFRSPQVWLSITVTVLGYGGMFGGFTYIAFTLTEVSGFASGAVPLLLVLFGAGMVAGNVLGGRAADRDLVRTLLVVLAALIVVLAGFALTASSPVLTVIALVLMGGVGFATVPGLQMRVMAYADRAPTLASGANIAAFNVGNALGAWIGGLTLAAGLGYTSPLWAGAAITAAGLVVLVVAALAPGGELRRTPAPVATPVAA, from the coding sequence ATGCCAGTCGCACTCGTGGCGCTCGCCATCGGCGGGTTCGGGATCGGCCTGACGGAGTTCGTGATCATGGGCCTGCTGCCCGAGGTCGCGGACGACTTCGCCGTCACCGAGACGACCGCCGGCTACCTCATCTCCGGCTACGCGCTCAGCGTCGCGGTCGGCGCGATCGTGCTGACCCTCGCCCTCACCCGGGTGCCGCGCAAGACCGCGCTGCTCGGCCTGATGGTGCTCTTCATCCTCGGCAACCTGATCTCGGCCCTCGCGCCGGACTACGCCACCATGATGTCCGGCCGCGTCGTCGCGGCCCTGTGCCACGGCGCCTTCTTCGGTATCGGCTCCGTCGTCGCCGCCCAGCTCGTCGCGCCCGAGCGCAAGGCCAGCGCCATCGCCTTCATGTTCGGCGGACTCACCCTCGCCAACGTCCTCGGCGTCCCCCTCGGCACCCTGCTCGGCCAGGCCGCCGGCTGGCGCTCGACGTTCTGGGCGATCACCGTGATCGGCGTCCTCGCCCTCGTCGGCATCGCCGCCCTCGTCCCCGCCGCCCGCGGCGCGGCGCCCGCCTCGAGCCCCCGCGCCGAGCTCGCCGCCTTCCGCAGCCCCCAGGTCTGGCTCTCGATCACCGTCACCGTCCTCGGGTACGGCGGCATGTTCGGCGGCTTCACCTACATCGCCTTCACGCTCACCGAGGTGAGCGGCTTCGCCTCCGGCGCCGTCCCCCTGCTGCTGGTCCTCTTCGGCGCCGGCATGGTCGCCGGCAACGTCCTCGGCGGCCGGGCCGCCGACCGCGACCTGGTCCGCACGCTGCTCGTTGTCCTCGCTGCCCTCATCGTGGTCCTGGCCGGCTTCGCGCTCACCGCGAGCAGCCCGGTCCTCACCGTGATCGCCCTGGTCCTCATGGGCGGGGTCGGCTTCGCGACCGTGCCCGGCCTCCAGATGCGCGTCATGGCGTACGCCGACCGCGCGCCCACCCTCGCCTCGGGCGCCAACATCGCCGCGTTCAACGTCGGCAACGCCCTCGGTGCCTGGATCGGCGGCCTCACCCTGGCCGCCGGCCTCGGCTACACCTCACCCCTCTGGGCCGGCGCCGCCATCACCGCCGCCGGCCTCGTCGTGCTCGTCGTCGCCGCCCTGGCGCCCGGCGGCGAGCTGCGTCGTACCCCTGCTCCGGTCGCGACACCCGTCGCCGCCTGA
- a CDS encoding DUF7489 domain-containing protein: MTEAWEGVVVKKSRGLYDGANMYRRLKVRTTGGAIVKARVDKDVWNAVEVGDAVRRDADGTVAKA; the protein is encoded by the coding sequence ATGACCGAGGCCTGGGAAGGTGTCGTCGTCAAGAAGTCGCGGGGGCTCTACGACGGAGCCAACATGTACCGCCGGCTCAAGGTGCGCACCACCGGCGGCGCGATCGTCAAGGCCCGCGTCGACAAGGACGTCTGGAACGCCGTCGAGGTCGGTGACGCCGTGCGTCGCGACGCCGACGGCACCGTCGCCAAGGCCTAG